One genomic segment of Candidatus Fusobacterium pullicola includes these proteins:
- a CDS encoding DUF116 domain-containing protein, which translates to MRGNFLTKLTYEMYYLMFAISERRKKQKEINNIANKFLKYNNERVLKSIEKKKINKVLILLPHCLQRYVCPLKVTSSIENCKKCGQCVIGDFLNIKSEFPVEVKIATGGTLARKHIKDTRPDLVMAVACKRDLVSGIHDAYPVNVYGIFNEIPNEPCIDTTVSIEKVREFLNKIFVD; encoded by the coding sequence ATGAGAGGAAACTTTCTTACAAAATTAACTTATGAAATGTATTATCTGATGTTTGCTATTTCCGAAAGAAGAAAAAAGCAAAAAGAGATAAATAATATAGCTAATAAATTTTTAAAATATAACAATGAAAGAGTTTTAAAAAGTATAGAAAAGAAAAAGATAAATAAGGTATTAATACTTTTACCTCATTGTTTACAAAGATACGTTTGTCCACTTAAAGTAACTTCAAGTATTGAAAATTGTAAGAAATGTGGACAATGTGTGATAGGGGATTTTTTGAATATAAAATCAGAATTCCCTGTAGAGGTAAAAATAGCGACTGGGGGAACATTAGCTAGAAAACATATAAAAGATACAAGGCCAGATTTAGTTATGGCAGTAGCCTGTAAAAGAGATTTAGTATCAGGAATACATGATGCTTACCCAGTAAATGTTTATGGAATATTTAATGAAATTCCAAATGAACCATGTATAGATACTACAGTATCTATAGAAAAGGTTAGAGAGTTTTTAAATAAGATATTTGTGGATTAG
- a CDS encoding rubredoxin — protein MKKYVCEVCGYVYDPNIGDIEHGIPAGTSFEELSKDWVCPPCGAGKEHFSKMKF, from the coding sequence ATGAAAAAATATGTATGTGAAGTCTGCGGTTATGTCTACGACCCTAATATTGGTGATATCGAACATGGTATTCCGGCTGGTACCTCTTTTGAAGAGCTTTCTAAAGATTGGGTATGCCCACCTTGTGGAGCTGGAAAAGAACATTTTTCTAAAATGAAATTTTAA
- a CDS encoding SH3 domain-containing protein: protein MKVLKILMLQIMVGTIALSFSGQPDWSTVAVYDNKIPENIVMNIKYPEHPEVLDYIFIRSRTANLRDEPSTQGKIIGKYPYDTKLKAIEKVLNYGNLWYYVEDSQGNRGYISANVARKRVFRFQKAMDKIAELEKFIQSQRELGREVISTNSYVPNPNNQNFKRQKDKYGTSLDQSSIGKSVVDGEEIYIPDRAILSVIEKGEKTSRIKVASIPEELIVDNSTLSRNPKIQNEFSKVVAIDVANQNMMVFEKNSEDIWEVISYVYSKTGIESKLGFETPKGFFISPLAKYIMPYNSEIGEKEGYARYAIRFSGGGYLHGTPINYDEEINKEFFMKQKEKTLGTFTGTRKCIRTTEGHARFLFNWVVEKPNNNYNEQRPTENVMFIIF from the coding sequence ATGAAAGTTTTAAAGATTTTAATGTTACAAATAATGGTAGGTACTATAGCTTTAAGTTTTTCTGGTCAACCAGATTGGTCAACTGTAGCGGTATATGATAATAAAATTCCTGAAAATATAGTGATGAATATAAAATATCCAGAACATCCAGAAGTATTAGATTATATATTTATACGGTCAAGAACAGCAAATCTTAGAGATGAGCCAAGTACACAAGGAAAAATTATAGGGAAATATCCATATGATACAAAGTTAAAAGCTATAGAAAAGGTACTGAATTATGGAAATTTATGGTACTATGTGGAAGATTCACAAGGGAATAGAGGATATATATCAGCTAATGTTGCAAGAAAAAGAGTATTCAGATTTCAAAAAGCAATGGATAAAATAGCTGAATTAGAAAAATTTATACAAAGCCAAAGAGAATTAGGAAGAGAGGTTATTAGTACCAACTCGTATGTTCCTAATCCTAATAATCAAAACTTTAAAAGACAAAAGGATAAGTATGGAACAAGTTTAGATCAAAGTAGTATAGGAAAATCAGTTGTAGATGGAGAGGAGATATATATTCCAGATAGAGCAATACTATCTGTAATAGAAAAAGGAGAAAAAACTTCGAGAATAAAAGTAGCGAGTATTCCGGAGGAATTAATTGTGGATAACTCAACTTTATCAAGAAACCCTAAGATACAGAATGAATTTTCTAAGGTAGTTGCAATTGATGTAGCAAACCAAAATATGATGGTATTTGAGAAAAATAGTGAGGATATTTGGGAAGTTATATCCTATGTATACAGTAAGACAGGAATAGAGAGTAAGCTTGGATTTGAAACACCGAAGGGATTTTTCATATCGCCATTAGCTAAATATATTATGCCATACAATAGTGAAATAGGAGAAAAAGAGGGATATGCAAGATATGCTATAAGATTTTCCGGTGGAGGATATTTACATGGAACTCCTATTAACTATGATGAGGAGATAAATAAAGAGTTCTTTATGAAACAAAAGGAAAAAACTTTAGGGACTTTTACAGGAACTAGAAAGTGTATAAGAACTACTGAGGGACATGCAAGATTTCTTTTTAACTGGGTTGTAGAGAAACCAAATAATAATTATAATGAACAAAGACCAACTGAAAATGTTATGTTTATAATTTTTTAA